Proteins co-encoded in one Prunus persica cultivar Lovell chromosome G6, Prunus_persica_NCBIv2, whole genome shotgun sequence genomic window:
- the LOC18773423 gene encoding beta-glucosidase 12, whose protein sequence is MEMQLESLLLSLVLVIGFSLQSSEAATDPPVVCDFLNRSSFETGFVFGAASASYQYEGAAFEDGRGPSIWDNFTHQYPEKIADGTNGDVAINQYHRYKEDLAIAKNIGLDAYRFSISWSRLLPNGTLSGGVNQAGIEYYNKLINETIRQGLKPFATIFHWDLPQALEEEFGGLLSHQIVNYFRDYADLCFREFGDRVKYWITLNEPYTVSNMGYAIGTFAPGRCSNWQQLNCTGGDSAREPYLVTHHLLLSHAAAVQVYRSKYQASQKGVIGITLVSHWFKPVSEASHHRNAATRALDFMFGWFMEPITSGHYPHSMRLLVGPRLPKFNEEDSKLLAGSFDFLGLNYYTTYYASYAGHNNSVKASYVTDPRVNQSPELNGVLIGPQAGSSWLYVYPKGIHDLLVYVKEKYNDPIIYITENGVDELDDPNLSLVEALNDTDRIDYYHRHICYVQAAIKDGVKVKGFFAWSLLDNFEWASGYTVRFGLNYVDFKDGLKRYEKRSAQWFKNLLKK, encoded by the exons ATGGAAATGCAATTAGAGTCTTTGCTGTTGAGTCTGGTGCTAGTCATTGGCTTTTCATTGCAAAGTAGCGAAGCTGCTACAGATCCACCAGTTGTTTGTGACTTTCTCAACAGGAGCAGTTTCGAAACAGGGTTCGTATTTGGTGCGGCTTCAGCATCTTACCAG TATGAAGGTGCTGCCTTTGAAGATGGTAGAGGACCAAGCATATGGGATAACTTCACTCACCAATATCCAG AAAAAATCGCAGATGGGACCAACGGAGATGTTGCTATTAATCAATATCACCGCTATAAG GAAGATTTGGCAATTGCGAAGAACATAGGGTTGGATGCTTATAGGTTCTCTATCTCATGGTCCAGATTGTTACCAA aTGGAACGCTAAGTGGGGGAGTAAACCAGGCTGGAATTGAATATTACAACAAGCTCATCAATGAAACCATACGCCAAG gtttaAAGCCATTTGCAACAATCTTCCATTGGGATCTTCCCCAAGCATTAGAAGAAGAATTTGGTGGTTTGTTAAGCCATCAGATTGT CAATTATTTTAGGGACTATGCAGACCTTTGTTTTAGGGAATTTGGTGATAGAGTAAAGTATTGGATTACGTTGAATGAGCCATATACCGTTAGTAACATGGGTTATGCAATCGGGACATTCGCACCGGGACGATGCTCCAACTGGCAACAACTAAACTGCACCGGCGGAGATTCAGCACGTGAACCATATTTAGTAACACACCACCTCCTCCTTTCTCATGCAGCTGCTGTCCAAGTGTACAGGAGTAAATATCAG GCATCTCAAAAAGGCGTGATAGGGATAACACTAGTGTCACATTGGTTTAAGCCGGTTTCTGAGGCATCGCACCATAGAAATGCAGCAACACGGgctttggattttatgtttgGATG GTTCATGGAGCCAATTACAAGTGGCCATTATCCACACAGCATGAGACTTCTTGTTGGACCTCGATTACCAAAATTCAATGAAGAAGACTCCAAGTTGCTAGCTGGgtcatttgattttcttggactAAATTATTATACTACTTACTATGCAAGCTATGCAGGTCACAACAATTCTGTAAAGGCAAGCTATGTAACAGATCCTCGCGTTAATCAATCAC CGGAACTTAACGGGGTCCTCATTGGTCCACAG GCTGGCTCAAGCTGGTTATATGTCTATCCAAAAGGAATTCACGATCTTTTAGTGTACGTAAAGGAAAAGTATAATGATCCAATCATTTACATTACTGAGAATG GCGTTGATGAGTTGGATGATCCCAATCTATCACTTGTGGAAGCCCTTAATGATACCGATAGAATCGACTACTATCATCGCCACATTTGTTATGTTCAAGCAGCAATAAA GGATGGTGTTAAAGTGAAGGGATTCTTTGCATGGTCATTGCTAGATAATTTTGAATGGGCTTCTGGATACACTGTTCGATTCGGTCTCAACTATGTGGATTTCAAAGATGGACTAAAAAGGTATGAAAAACGCTCAGCACAGTGGTTCAAAAATTTGCTCaagaagtga